In the Uranotaenia lowii strain MFRU-FL unplaced genomic scaffold, ASM2978415v1 HiC_scaffold_249, whole genome shotgun sequence genome, one interval contains:
- the LOC129759698 gene encoding DNA ligase 4-like: MSSTEPVQCISQHVKFAEISAILEKLKSATGPASRKDDILRRYFDSFEQFRREFRQKHGDNVKSSIFPVLRLLVPASDRERESYGIRIKSLKDLYIKVLGISESSIEAKKLSGFDESGNFFGGSSGSSDFAERVFTLMRGRCPQECRVTVWDVNERLDAIGEHYRNGRKGKILDELIRMVEGMTQLDQKWLIRIILKNLRLGMTKQKLLGLYHPKASQLFDRFSNLSKVCEVVESGEVSDEAEVPTKKLAIQIFHPVKAMLCQRVDLRAVDEMLQKEEFWLETKMDGERFQIHKEGQIFKYFSRNSYEYSHVFGENPNHSGSTLTPYISSLIEPSVQSIILDGEMMVFDKTDLAYRDKSENTDVKALKSDNPNLRPCFCVYDILFLNGRSLIGIPYAERIRLLKTAIKEKIGVLVSCRRIKVNDSDHLVDLLNEAIDARQEGVVIKKQDSVYSPNERNAGWYKIKPDYIDNLVSDFDLLIIGGFYNYKRTFVNTFLVGVLEKRLANDDEQPTYLGVTKVGIGLSLEQWKQLNNSLRPHWQEVVRRKEGRSTIAEEPPGVRWGQTAPDVWISGSNSIVLQLKGSELVRSSSFATAYTIRFPRITAIRSDKGHLDVCTKEEFDQLCSSNSKVAKLAKRHITSADLLPSSTSTRGKRKKISPLNLKRNKPILPEIGITVTEDQPPIDHICEGLDFCVLTSVKDFPAVPDLERLVRRHGGRPVKNPGPKTYAVIVGDRSFLADRIINSGLYNVASVRWLLEALSGDQPKDRLIEFKPNDMLAMTVDLRRKLIDRFDRFGDSLTEKIVDQDDLKQLLKQISLNGAQLSVGEIRDGQREILGPSSTFRIFRGSVGILYEDNLREDLDRYRAKFAMLRFVREGGQWLKDAKDRGVSHVFVAQGKHLEKDQLKQWVDSLTKGRILAPVVVKLEWIGHCLQRRQACDEQTFNVL, encoded by the exons ATGTCCTCGACGGAACCGGTTCAGTGCATCTCGCAGCACGTGAAGTTTGCCGAAATCAGTGCGATCCTGGAGAAGCTGAAAAGCGCGACGGGCCCGGCCAGCCGGAAGGATGACATCCTGCGCCGATACTTCGACTCGTTCGAACAGTTCCGCCGAGAGTTCCGACAAAAGCATGGGGACAATGTG aaaTCAAGCATATTTCCGGTACTGCGTCTCCTGGTGCCGGCATCGGATCGGGAAAGAGAGTCGTACGGAATACGAATCAAATCGCTGAAGGACCTGTACATCAAAGTGCTGGGCATCAGCGAAAGTAGTATTGAGGCGAAAAAGCTGTCCGGTTTCGATGAGTCGGGAAACTTTTTCGGTGGCAGTTCCGGATCGTCGGATTTCGCCGAACGAGTGTTCACCCTGATGCGGGGTCGTTGTCCGCAGGAATGCCGTGTGACCGTTTGGGATGTTAACGAGCGACTGGATGCCATTGGGGAGCACTATCGGAACGGTCGGAAGGGCAAAATCCTGGACGAGTTGATTCGTATGGTCGAAGGAATGACCCAGTTGGACCAGAAATGGTTGATACGGattatattgaaaaatcttCGGTTGGGGATGACCAAGCAGAAGTTGTTAGGATTGTACCACCCCAAAGCTAGTCAGTTGTTTGATCGCTTCAGCAATCTTTCGAAGGTTTGTGAAGTTGTGGAAAGCGGTGAAGTTTCGGATGAAGCGGAAGTACCGACGAAGAAACTGGCGATCCAGATTTTTCATCCGGTTAAAGCTATGCTGTGTCAAAGGGTAGACCTCAGGGCGGTAGATGAAATGCTGCAGAAGGAAGAATTTTGGCTCGAAACAAAAATGGACGGAGAACGCTTTCAAATTCATAAGGAAGGACAAATATTTAAGTACTTTTCCCGAAACAGTTACGAGTACAGTCACGTTTTTGGAGAAAACCCTAATCATTCCGGATCGACTCTTACACCGTACATTTCCAGTCTGATAGAACCAAGTGTGCAGAGCATCATTCTTGATGGGGAAATGATGGTTTTCGACAAGACCGATTTAGCTTACAGGGACAAAAGTGAGAACACTGACGTCAAAGCGCTGAAATCCGATAATCCAAACTTGAGGCCATGCTTCTGCGTTTACGACATTTTATTTCTCAACGGAAGGTCACTTATCGGAATACCGTACGCCGAACGAATTCGGCTGCTGAAAACAGCAATCAAGGAAAAGATCGGCGTTTTGGTGAGCTGCAGGCGGATCAAGGTGAATGATTCGGACCACTTGGTAGACCTGCTAAACGAAGCCATCGATGCCCGCCAGGAGGGAGTGGTCATCAAGAAACAGGACTCCGTCTACAGCCCCAACGAACGGAACGCCGGATGGTATAAAATAAAACCGGACTACATCGACAATCTGGTTTCGGATTTCGATCTGCTGATAATAGGTGGTTTCTACAACTACAAGCGCACCTTCGTAAACACTTTCCTAGTTGGGGTACTGGAAAAGAGACTAGCCAATGATGATGAACAACCCACCTACCTAGGCGTCACTAAAGTTGGCATCGGACTGTCCCTCGAACAGTGGAAACAGCTAAACAATTCGCTTCGACCGCACTGGCAAGAGGTTGTCCGCCGCAAGGAAGGTCGTTCGACGATTGCCGAAGAACCTCCCGGAGTTCGTTGGGGCCAAACGGCACCCGATGTTTGGATATCGGGGTCCAATTCGATTGTTCTACAACTGAAAGGTTCGGAACTGGTCAGAAGTTCGTCCTTTGCTACGGCCTATACCATACGGTTTCCAAGAATTACAGCCATAAGAAGCGATAAGGGACACTTGGATGTTTGTACCAAGGAGGAGTTCGATCAACTGTGTTCCTCCAACTCTAAGGTGGCGAAGCTAGCAAAAAGGCACATAACGTCTGCCGATCTACTTCCGAGTTCTACCAGCACTCGTGGCAAGCGGAAGAAAATTTCGCCACTAAATTTAAAGCGTAATAAGCCAATTTTGCCTGAAATCGGAATAACCGTAACAGAAGATCAACCACCGATAGACCACATTTGTGAGGGTCTCGATTTTTGTGTGTTAACCAGCGTCAAAGATTTTCCGGCAGTTCCGGATCTCGAAAGATTGGTTCGCCGCCACGGGGGTCGTCCGGTGAAAAACCCGGGACCCAAAACCTATGCCGTTATTGTAGGTGATCGATCCTTTTTGGCCGATCGCATTATCAACAGTGGACTATACAATGTGGCCAGTGTTCGTTGGCTTTTGGAAGCGCTGTCCGGTGATCAACCGAAAGATCGTCTGATTGAGTTCAAACCAAACGATATGCTAGCGATGACAGTGGATCTGCGACGGAAGTTGATTGATCGGTTCGATCGGTTTGGAGATTCGCTTACCGAGAAAATTGTTGACCAAGATGACTTGAAACAACTGCTCAAGCAGATTAGTCTCAATGGAGCCCAACTTTCGGTTGGTGAGATACGAGACGGTCAGCGGGAGATACTGGGCCCAAGTTCAACATTTCGGATTTTCAGAGGCTCGGTAGGAATATTGTACGAGGACAATTTGCGGGAAGATCTCGACCGGTACCGGGCTAAGTTTGCAATGCTCAGATTCGTCAGAGAAGGAGGTCAGTGGCTGAAGGATGCCAAGGATCGAGGCGTTTCTCATGTGTTTGTTGCCCAGGGAAAGCATTTGGAAAAGGATCAACTCAAGCAATGGGTAGATAGTTTGACGAAGGGTAGAATTTTGGCGCCCGTTGTTGTCAAACTGGAATGGATCGGCCACTGTCTTCAGAGAAGACAAGCATGTGATGAACAAACGTTCAACGTATTGTAG
- the LOC129759699 gene encoding uncharacterized protein LOC129759699 — protein sequence MATETETTQQEAPAAETEATPVEKPVTKRTLRLDVWRKVRELKLATSIPFTPYNKIPSFKGSDKAAELLAGTEEFQKAKSVKVNIDLSQEQIKLEVLKAKKTLFIPSTHRSASVYAKIKPCNLEEMDADRQKRLIKLKDGEDTFDEIDINNVEPLDIVVVGSCVVSREGHRIGKGNGYVDLDIGILTELGIITKDTLIVTTVHDSQVVDTLPGELFQPFDLALDMIVTPTEVIRTKTKLPRPTGIHWGLLSSRRIEIVPVLKAIKEREEKAGKTIELKDEDTDVESYTKKAKQRRMVRGQNRRRRRSEKQNGESHDDGAEKTDGETGGDGERREGGGRGHRRPRFRKGPRRGDKDVGESGAEKSEGEGGYSEKEGGDGKKQNRRRRLPRNGEKGERRKPSGRVDRDLCIRVSNITRSLRIKDLKKELRARNCNPIFITWNGYHGKCFLHFAKNPELGDEQAGANLLQQLENLVLTVNHREKEGGGSQEVTLKCEIMKRKEGGGEGGGDEPAVTNGTVLEGSRIETTDVTAV from the exons ATGGCAACAGAAACCGAAACAACCCAACAGGAGGCGCCGGCGGCCGAGACGGAGGCGACTCCAGTCGAAAAAC CCGTCACCAAGCGGACACTCCGACTGGATGTGTGGCGCAAAGTGCGGGAACTGAAGCTGGCCACTTCGATTCCCTTCACGCCGTACAACAAAATTCCCAGCTTTAAGGGATCGGATAAGGCAGCCGAGCTCCTGGCCGGAACGGAAGAATTCCAGAAAGCAA AATCTGTTAAGGTCAACATCGACCTGTCCCAAGAACAGATCAAGCTCGAGGTCCTGAAGGCCAAGAAAACTCTGTTCATCCCATCGACGCACCGTTCGGCCAGCGTTTATGCCAAAATCAAACCATGCAACCTGGAGGAGATGGATGCCGATCGCCAGAAGCGACTCATCAAGCTGAAAGATGGCGAGGACACGTTTGATGAAATTG ATATCAACAACGTTGAGCCACTGGACATTGTTGTGGTGGGCTCCTGCGTGGTTTCCCGGGAGGGTCACCGCATCGGCAAGGGCAATGGATACGTGGATTTGGACATCGGCATCCTGACCGAGCTGGGCATCATCACCAAAGACACGCTGATCGTGACGACGGTTCATGACAGCCAGGTGGTCGATACTCTTCCCGGGGAGCTGTTCCAGCCGTTCGATCTGGCCCTGGACATGATCGTAACACCGACGGAGGTAATCCGTACCAAGACCAAGTTGCCGCGGCCGACCGGCATCCACTGGGGACTGTTGTCTTCCCGGCGGATAGAGATCGTGCCGGTGCTGAAGGCAATCAAGGAACGGGAGGAAAA AGCCGGCAAGACGATCGAACTGAAGGACGAAGACACCGACGTGGAATCGTACACCAAGAAAGCCAAACAGCGCCGTATGGTGCGAGGACAGAACCGTCGCCGTCGTCGCTCCGAGAAGCAAAACGGCGAGAGCCACGACGATGGGGCAGAGAAAACCGACGGCGAAACCGGTGGTGATGGCGAGCGAAGGGAGGGTGGCGGTCGGGGCCACCGTAGACCACGGTTCCGCAAGGGACCTCGCCGGGGGGACAAGGACGTCGGTGAGTCGGGAGCCGAAAAGTCTGAAGGCGAAGGTGGATACAGCGAGAAGGAGGGTGGCGATGGCAAAAAACAGAATCGCCGTCGACGGCTGCCGAGAAACGGCGAAAAGGGTGAACGACGCAAGCCGAGCGGACGCGTCGATCGGGATCTGTGCATTCGAGTATCGAACATTACCCGATCGCTGCGAATCAAAGATCTCAAAAAAGAACTGCGGGCACGAAACTGCAATCCCATCTTCATCACCTGGAATGGATACCACGGAAAATGCTTCTTGCATTTCGCTAAGAATCCGGAGCTGGGAGATGAGCAAGCTGGAGCCAACTTGTTGCAGCAGTTGGAAAATTTGGTATTGACGGTGAATCATCGCGAGAAGGAAGGCGGTGGTTCGCAGGAAGTGACCCTCAAGTGTGAGATCATGAAACGCAAGGAGGGTGGAGGAGAAGGTGGCGGAGATGAACCGGCCGTAACCAATGGAACCGTGCTGGAGGGAAGTCGTATCGAAACGACTGACGTGACGGCCGTCTAA
- the LOC129759700 gene encoding BTB/POZ domain-containing protein KCTD9 produces MSTRKINTSNSSSGSPSRASTSSAPDCDGRMPSTSTAMVSDASSVQKASGSTNNAQRTSAGQSSSLVSSKWISLNVGGKVFTTTLSTLINKEPHSMLARMFAHHQEQEDADGYPGNQIVMAPSDKDGRGAYLIDRSSQYFEPLLNYLRHGQLIYDAHLSLEGILEEAKFFGIEGLIPQLESLVQQQQATNVEDMPLTRRDVISALIKTSHMTELRFQGVNLAGADLRKLDLRHINFKYACLRGCNLSLANLNFCCLERADLSHANLEGAQLLSVKGLCANMEGANLQGCNFEDPSGVRSNLEGVNLKGACLENSNMTGVNLRVANLRNANLKNCNLRAAVLAGADLERCNLSGSDLQEANLRGANFKDAQLELMLTPLHMSQAVR; encoded by the exons ATGAGTACTAGGAAAATCAAcaccagcaacagcagcagtggATCACCATCGAGAGCATCAACATCTTCCGCTCCCGACTGTGATGGGCGGATGCCCTCGACAAGCACTGCTATGGTGTCCGACGCCAGCAGTGTCCAGAAAGCTTCAGGCTCAACAAATAATGCTCAACGTACTTCCGCCGGACAATCCTCGTCATTGGTTTCGTCCAAATGGATCAGCCTGAACGTCGGTGGTAAGGTTTTTACCACCACCCTAAGCACCCTGATAAACAAAGAACCACACAGCATGCTGGCCCGAATGTTTGCACACCATCAGGAGCAAGAGGATGCCGATGGCTACCCGGGCAATCAGATTGTGATGGCTCCAAGCGACAAGGATGGGCGCGGTGCGTATCTGATCGACAGGAGTTCACAGTATTTCGAACCGTTACTGAACTATCTGCGACATGGGCAGCTGATTTACGACGCCCACTTAAGCTTGGAAGGAATCCTGGAGGAAGCGAAATTTTTCGGCATCGAAGGACTGATCCCGCAGCTGGAAAGTCTggtgcagcagcagcaagcaacAAACGTTGAGGATATGCCGCTTACCCGGCGGGATGTGATCAGTGCCCTGATCAAAACCAGCCACATGACTGAGTTGAGGTTTCAG gGTGTCAATTTAGCGGGCGCAGACCTAAGGAAGTTGGACTTGCGCCACATCAACTTTAAGTACGCTTGCCTGCGGGGTTGCAACCTTTCGCTTGCCAACCTCAACTTTTGCTGCCTGGAGCGGGCCGATCTCAGCCATGCCAATCTCGAGGGAGCCCAGTTGCTGTCGGTGAAAGGGCTTTGCGCCAACATGGAAGGCGCCAATCTTCAGGGTTGCAACTTCGAGGATCCTTCCGGAGTGCGTAGCAACCTGGAGGGCGTCAATCTTAAGGGTGCTTGTCTGGAGAATAGCAATATGACCGGAGTCAACCTGCGGGTAGCCAATCTGCGGAACGCCAATCTTAAGAACTGCAACCTTAGGGCGGCGGTTTTGGCTGGTGCTGATTTGGAG AGATGCAATTTATCCGGTAGCGATTTGCAGGAGGCAAATCTGCGCGGAGCGAACTTCAAAGATGCCCAATTGGAGCTGATGTTAACTCCGCTTCACATGTCTCAAGCTGTCCGTTAA